From the genome of Takifugu rubripes chromosome 10, fTakRub1.2, whole genome shotgun sequence:
TGCGAACTTTGCGTTGACGCCGATAAAAGGCATTTACAGGGGCTGCGCTGAATGCCTCTGAACATAAGAAATATAGAAGATTAAATATACTATGGTTATTTAACATCtggtttgaaaaataaaacactttttacaTGGTACTTTGTGATTGTACATCAACTCTATATTCCCTATTCGAAGCTACAGCAAGAAAAATAGATCTTAAACGTCACCGGTCCTCCACTACAAAGTGGTAAAACTACAttgtaatctttttttttttttagttccatTATAAAAGTTTTTTGTCAGAACATCTACCttcaagaaataaaagaaaaccgGAACACCACATACTGTTATTTCAGAGATGAACGCGCAAACGGTGTGAAAATGCCAGTGTCGAATGGAAAATAAAACGAATCGTGGGAGTGCACCGCgtaataaagaaaaacattcaaaaacacatcaaaagcaatagtaatatttttttaaatgaccagGTGTACCTGCAAGAGGGGCAAATGTGGGAGCTAGGCAGCGTCCTTAGCTGCTGTGGCTGTTGGGATGCAGGATTTGCCGCTGCTGCCGTTGTGCGACCTGTAGCTGGTGAAGCTGGGGGTGTGAATGGTGCGGATGCTCTTTCCACCTTGGCCCAAAGGTGTGGGcgacagaggggagggggaggaggaggaggtggaagaggaggaggaggaggaggaggaggagaatgaagaGGAGCAGTGCACTCGACCGTTCTGAGTCTGTGAGGAAAACGAGAGAGCTTTACCGCTGTGCTGGAGGGGCGTGGGGAGTTTGAGGGATCCGTTAGACAGGGAGGGGATGtgggaggagggcagggagcTGGAACGAGGGGTGTGAGAGGACTTtgtcacagaggaggaggaagaggaagtatTAATAGGATTAGTAGCATCTGAGTTTTGTACAGACTGGGAGCTGCTTTTAGTAGAGCTAGGATAAAAAGCAGGGATTTTAGAAACGGGAACAGTAGGGGAAGAAGTTTTATGATCCCCTCCCACTCTTTTAGCACTTCCGTTAGCCTGCGAACAGAGATGCCAACAAAGATACTGGTTGTCAcaaagaaaatcaaacacatATAAAAGGAGATGAGGTTAAAGAAACtgcacaaaaaaaccaaaacaaaaccctGTATGttaacacacagaaacacgctACGATTACACAATGAAATACTGCTAAAGACACAAATAAGAGACACCCAAAATGAGCGGAGAAGCGAAAAGACACAGCAAACGACAGAAACGTGAGCGAGAGACGGTGtggcagggtgggggggggcgcattAGACGGCCTTGTGAACAGACAAGAGCAGAAAAGAAACAGGATCCAGAGCGTGGACAGAAACTGGTTAGAGGAGTGAGAGCAGGCAGGGGCAACATGGGCCAACCCGCACCGAGGGAGCGGGCCGCCTCGAGGGGCGGCGGGGATCAATTAGCATTAGGGAGCTTTGCAGCAGCGTCGGCAttaagcgggggggggggggggtgagcagcGAAGGTGCGCAGCTGAAAATGTCAGTCAGCTTAACGTGAAGCGTCCTGAGGACCGGGAACCGAGCCGTGATGGAAACCGGAGACGTGCTGACAACGTGTGACCACAGGGCGGGGACTCCattgttccaatttttttttttttaaactttagtcACCAACACAGAGAAGACCGTGAGCAGTGTGGACATGCAGAAGCATACAGTACAGTGATGTTATGGGGGTAACAGTCAAGAGTCAAACATGCCTTCAGAGCCACAGTCGTCGCCGCGGCGACGTTCATTTTCTCATAAACACTTTAAATCCCACAGCATCGGTCATCTTCCCCACATTACATGCCTGATATTTTCActccctgcgtgtgtgtgtgtggatttttttttatctcccccTGTAGTCTCTGTTGAGGCCCTAGAGTAAAACTACCTGTCGGAACTGCCTTTGAGCATCCTgcagtttttgctgttttcctgctttgtCAGTAGTACCCGGCGCCTGCCTGGCCTTCGCAGACAAAGGGACGGGCATCCGACTAGTGGGGGAAGCAACACTGGCATTCTGCAAGGGGATCCAAacgaaaaaacaaagaaataaaacaaaaggaagggGAGAGAAGACACACACCATTGTAGAAAGTATGAAAAATCAAGGCACTGAAAGGTCCTGGCTTAACAGCTGATTTAACAGTGAGAGTGTCATGCACCTCTGTCAGACCCGAAACAGAGTGTACACAGAAGGACATGCAATCAGAGGCCTCAGAGCCTAATCATcatgggggggaagggggtccTTGATGATGAATGGGCCGCTTGCCGAAAACATCAGAGTTTTAGCAACCGGCTGAAAGAGGAGGACTGTAGCTGGGAACCCGAGAAAGTGCCCCCTAACAATCATGTCGCCATGATTTCACCCAGCGGAGACGTCCCCAACACTTCCAAGCACCTGCAGAGGGGATTATTTGGTGATCTCAGTGGTTAGGTTTGGGGGTGAAAGTAGCACGGAAAAGACCCAAAGCCGCCAAGAGGAGCTAGAGAGAGACCTGCTGCACAGTGCTGGGGGCACTGGGGATAGTGggagtggtggtagtagtagtagggaTGACTACAGGgcgaggaaggagctgaggttTAATCTTCCTCTGGAAGGAATGTTTGCTGGGTACCTTTGGGCCTGATACTCTGGActtggggagagaggaggacctCCTCACCCCCGCTCCTTCTGAACTTTTCCCATTCTCTGCTTTGGGTTCCTCTGCGACGGCCCGCTCGACCGGCGAGCGAGGCCCCATCTCGCTGATAGTGGTTTCCAGTTGTTTGATGGTCTGCTCCAGGCTGTCCAGGGTCTTGTAGGTGTTTTTACGGATCTCGTTTGTCCTACAGACGGAGTCGGAGTTCTGTCTGTTTAGTGCTGACGGGCCTGGCGCCTTGGGGGTGTCCACGGCGGGCTTCGAAGTCGCGATTTCAAATCTCTTGGCCTCTTTGTGCTGCCTGATCGTACCATCGTATTCCTCCTCGTCTTCATAGACGACCACCTGTAGGGTCTTCTTCCCCGACTTGGTTCCGGTACGGATCGCCTGTGTCAGTGCCGCCAGCTGCTTTTTGGGGAACTTAAACTTGAACTTCTTCTTCCCGTCCTGTTTGGCGTCGCCGGAGGACTCCAAGTTCACGCCGCTGTCGGAGTtggaagaggaagacgaggatGACACGCTGGCACGGTCCGAAGCTGCCTGCGAGGGACCAACCCTCTTCCCGTCCACCACAACCATTTCTCCAGGTTTCCCCTGCGGTCCGCCCGTCCGGTCGGTGTCGgactcctcgctctcctcctcgaTGCGCTCCTCCGACAGCAtcctgtccagctcctcctcgcATTCGAAGATGGTGGAGAGGCGCTTGTAGGCTGAGCGGATGTCCATGGGCTCATCGAAAATGATTATGACCGGCTTTTTGTTCGCGCCGTTGTCCTGCGGCACGTTGGGGTCCGCCGGGTCCCCCCGGGTGGGGGAGGCGCTTCCAACGGTGACCGTCTGGACCCTGCCTTTCTTGGCATTGACCAGTTCCTGGTACTCACCACAGGACAAGGCCTGAACTTTGGTGTTGGTGATCATGAAGGCTATGTTATCGGGAGGAGGAGGCGCCTCTTCTCCAGGTAAATCAGGACTCAGGCTGGCCTCGTCATCACCCTCAGGGGGAGATTTGGGGACCATCTCTTCACTTTTAGGCACTTTcagtggagggaggtggggttTGGACACCTCTGTGCCAGCAGTGGTGGCTGAAACTGGTGCAGGCTCTGGCATGATGGTTTTAGGGGAGAGCTGCATCTGGATGACTCTGCCCTTCTTTTCAGTGTTAATCTTGTTGAGGATTTCTCCCTTCTCCATTTCCGCACTGGTCTTCAAGGACCCGGAACGCTTCAGATGTTTCCTGGGAAGTTTGAACCCTTTGAGTCCGGTGGGTTTAGGCGATATGGGCGGAGGTGATTTGGGGGGCGGAGACagtggcggctgctgctgctgctgctgctggcttgGAGAATTGTCattaaaagtgacatttgacACCTGTGATGAAGTCTGGGCGGGCTCTCGGCGTTCGGGGGTTTCCTCCGATCCCAGCGCTGGCGGCTGCTCTTTAGGAATCTGGCCAGTCACATAGTAAATGATCTGAGGGAAGAAGACGTAGGCGTTTCACATCCGCCGAATGGAGAGCTTAAATTAGACATCAAATATCAAAGTAAAGAGATAAATCAGAGTGATACACACCCCCTGGCTCTGCCGTACAGTAGTATTTCCGTTTTCATCAGTGACTGGTTCTTTATCCTCCCGACTGGGTTCTGAACCCTGCTAGAACAGCGTACGGAGGGAACACTATTACCCTGCAACCGGTGTGTAAAGCTGCTGCAAACCAACTGAAAGTTTAGACATATCATTGCCGTAACGACGATGTTAAACTCTAAAtttgtcccttttttcccccctttcatgtttattttgatcTCATTACTTAAAATTCTTTAAGATTAAATCGACTTTTAATTAGCTTTAGCATCCCTGTCAAAATTAGCGAGAATATTACTGTACAATAGTAACACCAGAcccagctgtaaaaaaaaaagtcaaaatttTAAATTGCATTACATGTGAttgttatttaatatttaaatgtacaGGGTCGTGCTGGTTATGAAAAGGTTAAGGCTGGGGAAGCGAAGAGAAAGAGGACAGCGATCCCTCAGTGAAACATGAGCGGTGAAGAGCATGCAAAGTGGTCAGAGCGACCCCTAGCGAACCAAGTCTGCAAAAACCGGTTGTGTCGAGAAAGACTTTTACCGGAATTAGTTGTTTAATGAAAGCGCAATTGTGCAGCGAGTCCGAACAAAACCGCGTGATTGAAGAAAGACAAGAGATCTGGCTGTTAAAACAGTGCCGAAGTCTTTATTGATTTGGAAAAAGGAAAGCCATTAAAACACCCCGATCCAGTGAAGAGAGATCTTTTCAGAGACTTGGTGTCGTGCAGACTTAATCCGGAAAGTGTCGAGCTGTGGAGTCCAGCAGCACGACATTGAGGAGGGAAGGAAacggaggcagcagaggaaaggtgctttgttttgttttgtttttcaggcagCTGTTAAAGGGTTTCTCTCAAAGCAAGGGCGCAGCGGCTGTTGTTAGGTCACAGCCGGGGACGGGGTCAGGCAGTCGGAAGAGGCAGGCGGTTAGCGCGGTGGCTGTAGGAGGATGCAGGTTTTACCTTTTTCTCTTTGAGGGGCAATGAGGACCCTGATCTGAGCTCTCTGATTTGCGGTTCAACGCGAGTGGTGGGTTCTACTGAGTTTTCTACCCCCGCCTCCTTCACCGCGCACTTCTGGAACACCTGAACAGCGGAGAGAAGGCGATGGGCGAAaggaggaaaaggcttttgaggCCAGAGGCGGCTCGATTGTCTTCCTTCTTTGTCTCACGGACAGTGAACGTGACATagggggggggttgggaagTTGGCAAGGTGGTGACCATATGGAGAGTGTTACATTTGGACAAAGTTACACCTTTGGGGGctttatgtgtatgtgtgtcggTGCTTGTCTAACCTGGAGCTCCGCCATGATCTTGTCCccgtcatcctcctcttctccagcggCTGAGGACACCACGGGGGGAGGGGTGGCCGGCTTCGGCTTGGTCTCTGGCGGAACCTTGGTGGGCTTCGCTTTGGGAGTGGGGGGTGAGGCATCGTCGTCGCCTTCCTGTTAGGATTTATTAAAGGAAAGGCATTTTCCCCCCCGATCGCAGAGGTAGAATATTGACAAGAATCCTTCGGACAAATCACCGGAGACCGACCTGAGAGGAGACCGACTCTTTCCTGTTGATGTAGACCACCTCCCCGGAGCGCGTAGTGGTCATGCCTGAGCCGGAGCCGGGGAAGATTTTCCTcggaggtggcggcggcggggacTTGTTGGGCTTTTCGCACTCTTGTTTGCTCAGGCTGTCGGCAGGTGACGGCCTGGGGACACTCCTGGAGGGTCTCTCCAGCACAGGTTTGGCTGGCTTCTCCAGCACGGGCTTTGGGAATTTCTCAGGCCCCTTCTTGGATGATGTGTCAGACGGAGGCTCCGTCTGGGGCTTTTCAGTCCCTAAAAACAACCGATATAGCACCAAGACTCAGACTGCGTTTTAGTCCTTTGATTTTGGGCTTTTTGATTTGTACCTGAAGGCGACTCTGCTGAGTCCTGCGTGCTAGCTTGTTCTGCAGCAGCCGGAGCTCCTGCTGAGCGGCCTTCAACCTCCAGACTGGGAATACCCTTCATCATGTTGGCCTGAGCCTCTTCCAAGATCTTCTCAAACTCTTTCCCATCATAATGACCCATGTTCTGCCTCTTCTCGTCCCACTCCTTCTCTGCTGCCTAAAATATTAAAAGAACACAGAGTTAGTAATGTGTTTTCTAATTATAATAGGGGGAAGTAGAATTTACTCCTGTGACCAGAGCAGGTCAAAATATCATACCTCTATGGACATAACTCTTTTCTTGCTCTTGTCTGGGGAGTTCTGGAGCTCTTCTATCACAAGATCCTGCTTGGTCCCATTTCCATTATTCGCCGAGTTCCTCCGTGTTTTCTTGCATTGTGCAGGACTTGCAGGATCAACAGCTGCTGTCTTGGGAGACTCGCGGCCTTGGCTTTTACCGGGGTTGGGACTCGGTGCGTTCGTGGGGCTCGGGGTCAGCGGCGGGCTGGACCGAACAGTCAAGGCTGCAGACTGCTGGGACTGCTGAATGTGGACCGGAGAGCTCTGAACGTGATGGATCACCACCGGGGAGGAGGGCATCACCTCTGATTTAATGGTGGAACTCTGTGGTTC
Proteins encoded in this window:
- the kiaa1217 gene encoding sickle tail protein homolog isoform X7 — protein: MEEDIADEEKDCSRGEEQTKSNLKVTSPEDSEHLSRRQLSPNGTAPPKGDAKGSRTVPRRHTLGGARGSREILAMQPPDMDKKREAFLEHLKQKYPHHASAIMGHQERLREQSFQGMLSSLHSELDIQRYLMRIRLPHRSRSPKHGPSPQSSVADQVDHLSLASLDSLDTMSEADTPTGFTRGSRVRASLPVVRSTNQTKDRSLGVLYLQYADETKQIRMPNEITSVDTVRALFVSAFPQHLTMKMLESPSVAVYVKDDMRNMYYELNDVRSITDHSCLKVYNKDPAQAFSHGPRPANGDARMHGEMLHGGRDNAHPLRQHPIGPPLHHSVQGTMPAASNSMPPSPSRIPFSPRQGSAPSSSTVPRERVSTANPAARSNSPCPSAILERRDVKPDEDMSNKSHSLARGNEGLYADPYLLQEGRLSMASSHGAHPNDGPEHGLGGFHRASIRSTSSYGGPSPTDSIDHPSLYRQKSRNSQLPTLGSKTPPPSPHRMAEVRMIDMHGGPPHGLPPHGVPIERSSPVRQSFRKEEVAGTKPRHSVGSPVIADLQGHLQGPIPAPSDHQTRERMKAMEQQIASLTGLVQHALLKGSNASGNKEPASERPPKTASPAHSANSSGGSPILAPKTNPGPKGTSSAPLRVNLLQFRKNVSDLRMQLHQMRQIQLQNQEALRVQLKRAEQEISGKLAEAMRGLEDPVQRQRAVVEEDRHKYLSLEEHVLAQLSELEQYVVTLQKDSATTNRAVTLKDVEEGAVTLRKVGESLAGLKGEFPALQTRMRAVLRVEVEAVKFLKEEPHKLDSMLKRVKSLTDTLGSLRRCATEGSQKCPDLVANVPVSHSPSPSPPSSESPGNTLPVSTQPGPTSAPLEPQSSTIKSEVMPSSPVVIHHVQSSPVHIQQSQQSAALTVRSSPPLTPSPTNAPSPNPGKSQGRESPKTAAVDPASPAQCKKTRRNSANNGNGTKQDLVIEELQNSPDKSKKRVMSIEAAEKEWDEKRQNMGHYDGKEFEKILEEAQANMMKGIPSLEVEGRSAGAPAAAEQASTQDSAESPSGTEKPQTEPPSDTSSKKGPEKFPKPVLEKPAKPVLERPSRSVPRPSPADSLSKQECEKPNKSPPPPPPRKIFPGSGSGMTTTRSGEVVYINRKESVSSQEGDDDASPPTPKAKPTKVPPETKPKPATPPPVVSSAAGEEEDDGDKIMAELQVFQKCAVKEAGVENSVEPTTRVEPQIRELRSGSSLPLKEKKQGSEPSREDKEPVTDENGNTTVRQSQGIIYYVTGQIPKEQPPALGSEETPERREPAQTSSQVSNVTFNDNSPSQQQQQQQPPLSPPPKSPPPISPKPTGLKGFKLPRKHLKRSGSLKTSAEMEKGEILNKINTEKKGRVIQMQLSPKTIMPEPAPVSATTAGTEVSKPHLPPLKVPKSEEMVPKSPPEGDDEASLSPDLPGEEAPPPPDNIAFMITNTKVQALSCGEYQELVNAKKGRVQTVTVGSASPTRGDPADPNVPQDNGANKKPVIIIFDEPMDIRSAYKRLSTIFECEEELDRMLSEERIEEESEESDTDRTGGPQGKPGEMVVVDGKRVGPSQAASDRASVSSSSSSSNSDSGVNLESSGDAKQDGKKKFKFKFPKKQLAALTQAIRTGTKSGKKTLQVVVYEDEEEYDGTIRQHKEAKRFEIATSKPAVDTPKAPGPSALNRQNSDSVCRTNEIRKNTYKTLDSLEQTIKQLETTISEMGPRSPVERAVAEEPKAENGKSSEGAGVRRSSSLPKSRVSGPKNASVASPTSRMPVPLSAKARQAPGTTDKAGKQQKLQDAQRQFRQANGSAKRVGGDHKTSSPTVPVSKIPAFYPSSTKSSSQSVQNSDATNPINTSSSSSSVTKSSHTPRSSSLPSSHIPSLSNGSLKLPTPLQHSGKALSFSSQTQNGRVHCSSSFSSSSSSSSSSTSSSSPSPLSPTPLGQGGKSIRTIHTPSFTSYRSHNGSSGKSCIPTATAAKDAA
- the kiaa1217 gene encoding sickle tail protein homolog isoform X3, with the protein product MSKSSRLARPPSLGTGSKLPSSRRECPGMAGRARVVSVGEKLMRAGSDGVLSRQKPLTGASPQDKNQREVEIRAPSQFPGEKGQTVEMVPPKSRISPPKTHNPDPVHKQTKSNLKVTSPEDSEHLSRRQLSPNGTAPPKGDAKGSRTVPRRHTLGGARGSREILAMQPPDMDKKREAFLEHLKQKYPHHASAIMGHQERLREQSRSPKHGPSPQSSVADQVDHLSLASLDSLDTMSEADTPTGFTRGSRVRASLPVVRSTNQTKDRSLGVLYLQYADETKQIRMPNEITSVDTVRALFVSAFPQHLTMKMLESPSVAVYVKDDMRNMYYELNDVRSITDHSCLKVYNKDPAQAFSHGPRPANGDARMHGEMLHGGRDNAHPLRQHPIGPPLHHSVQGTMPAASNSMPPSPSRIPFSPRQGSAPSSSTVPRERVSTANPAARSNSPCPSAILERRDVKPDEDMSNKSHSLARGNEGLYADPYLLQEGRLSMASSHGAHPNDGPEHGLGGFHRASIRSTSSYGGPSPTDSIDHPSLYRQKSRNSQLPTLGSKTPPPSPHRMAEVRMIDMHGGPPHGLPPHGVPIERSSPVRQSFRKEEVAGTKPRHSVGSPVIADLQGHLQGPIPAPSDHQTRERMKAMEQQIASLTGLVQHALLKGSNASGNKEPASERPPKTASPAHSANSSGGSPILAPKTNPGPKGTSSAPLRVNLLQFRKNVSDLRMQLHQMRQIQLQNQEALRVQLKRAEQEISGKLAEAMRGLEDPVQRQRAVVEEDRHKYLSLEEHVLAQLSELEQYVVTLQKDSATTNRAVTLKDVEEGAVTLRKVGESLAGLKGEFPALQTRMRAVLRVEVEAVKFLKEEPHKLDSMLKRVKSLTDTLGSLRRCATEGSQKCPDLVANVPVSHSPSPSPPSSESPGNTLPVSTQPGPTSAPLEPQSSTIKSEVMPSSPVVIHHVQSSPVHIQQSQQSAALTVRSSPPLTPSPTNAPSPNPGKSQGRESPKTAAVDPASPAQCKKTRRNSANNGNGTKQDLVIEELQNSPDKSKKRVMSIEAAEKEWDEKRQNMGHYDGKEFEKILEEAQANMMKGIPSLEVEGRSAGAPAAAEQASTQDSAESPSGTEKPQTEPPSDTSSKKGPEKFPKPVLEKPAKPVLERPSRSVPRPSPADSLSKQECEKPNKSPPPPPPRKIFPGSGSGMTTTRSGEVVYINRKESVSSQEGDDDASPPTPKAKPTKVPPETKPKPATPPPVVSSAAGEEEDDGDKIMAELQVFQKCAVKEAGVENSVEPTTRVEPQIRELRSGSSLPLKEKKQGSEPSREDKEPVTDENGNTTVRQSQGIIYYVTGQIPKEQPPALGSEETPERREPAQTSSQVSNVTFNDNSPSQQQQQQQPPLSPPPKSPPPISPKPTGLKGFKLPRKHLKRSGSLKTSAEMEKGEILNKINTEKKGRVIQMQLSPKTIMPEPAPVSATTAGTEVSKPHLPPLKVPKSEEMVPKSPPEGDDEASLSPDLPGEEAPPPPDNIAFMITNTKVQALSCGEYQELVNAKKGRVQTVTVGSASPTRGDPADPNVPQDNGANKKPVIIIFDEPMDIRSAYKRLSTIFECEEELDRMLSEERIEEESEESDTDRTGGPQGKPGEMVVVDGKRVGPSQAASDRASVSSSSSSSNSDSGVNLESSGDAKQDGKKKFKFKFPKKQLAALTQAIRTGTKSGKKTLQVVVYEDEEEYDGTIRQHKEAKRFEIATSKPAVDTPKAPGPSALNRQNSDSVCRTNEIRKNTYKTLDSLEQTIKQLETTISEMGPRSPVERAVAEEPKAENGKSSEGAGVRRSSSLPKSRVSGPKNASVASPTSRMPVPLSAKARQAPGTTDKAGKQQKLQDAQRQFRQANGSAKRVGGDHKTSSPTVPVSKIPAFYPSSTKSSSQSVQNSDATNPINTSSSSSSVTKSSHTPRSSSLPSSHIPSLSNGSLKLPTPLQHSGKALSFSSQTQNGRVHCSSSFSSSSSSSSSSTSSSSPSPLSPTPLGQGGKSIRTIHTPSFTSYRSHNGSSGKSCIPTATAAKDAA
- the kiaa1217 gene encoding sickle tail protein homolog isoform X9; the protein is MQPPDMDKKREAFLEHLKQKYPHHASAIMGHQERLREQSFQGMLSSLHSELDIQRYLMRIRLPHRSRSPKHGPSPQSSVADQVDHLSLASLDSLDTMSEADTPTGFTRGSRVRASLPVVRSTNQTKDRSLGVLYLQYADETKQIRMPNEITSVDTVRALFVSAFPQHLTMKMLESPSVAVYVKDDMRNMYYELNDVRSITDHSCLKVYNKDPAQAFSHGPRPANGDARMHGEMLHGGRDNAHPLRQHPIGPPLHHSVQGTMPAASNSMPPSPSRIPFSPRQGSAPSSSTVPRERVSTANPAARSNSPCPSAILERRDVKPDEDMSNKSHSLARGNEGLYADPYLLQEGRLSMASSHGAHPNDGPEHGLGGFHRASIRSTSSYGGPSPTDSIDHPSLYRQKSRNSQLPTLGSKTPPPSPHRMAEVRMIDMHGGPPHGLPPHGVPIERSSPVRQSFRKEEVAGTKPRHSVGSPVIADLQGHLQGPIPAPSDHQTRERMKAMEQQIASLTGLVQHALLKGSNASGNKEPASERPPKTASPAHSANSSGGSPILAPKTNPGPKGTSSAPLRVNLLQFRKNVSDLRMQLHQMRQIQLQNQEALRVQLKRAEQEISGKLAEAMRGLEDPVQRQRAVVEEDRHKYLSLEEHVLAQLSELEQYVVTLQKDSATTNRAVTLKDVEEGAVTLRKVGESLAGLKGEFPALQTRMRAVLRVEVEAVKFLKEEPHKLDSMLKRVKSLTDTLGSLRRCATEGSQKCPDLVANVPVSHSPSPSPPSSESPGNTLPVSTQPGPTSAPLEPQSSTIKSEVMPSSPVVIHHVQSSPVHIQQSQQSAALTVRSSPPLTPSPTNAPSPNPGKSQGRESPKTAAVDPASPAQCKKTRRNSANNGNGTKQDLVIEELQNSPDKSKKRVMSIEAAEKEWDEKRQNMGHYDGKEFEKILEEAQANMMKGIPSLEVEGRSAGAPAAAEQASTQDSAESPSGTEKPQTEPPSDTSSKKGPEKFPKPVLEKPAKPVLERPSRSVPRPSPADSLSKQECEKPNKSPPPPPPRKIFPGSGSGMTTTRSGEVVYINRKESVSSQEGDDDASPPTPKAKPTKVPPETKPKPATPPPVVSSAAGEEEDDGDKIMAELQVFQKCAVKEAGVENSVEPTTRVEPQIRELRSGSSLPLKEKKQGSEPSREDKEPVTDENGNTTVRQSQGIIYYVTGQIPKEQPPALGSEETPERREPAQTSSQVSNVTFNDNSPSQQQQQQQPPLSPPPKSPPPISPKPTGLKGFKLPRKHLKRSGSLKTSAEMEKGEILNKINTEKKGRVIQMQLSPKTIMPEPAPVSATTAGTEVSKPHLPPLKVPKSEEMVPKSPPEGDDEASLSPDLPGEEAPPPPDNIAFMITNTKVQALSCGEYQELVNAKKGRVQTVTVGSASPTRGDPADPNVPQDNGANKKPVIIIFDEPMDIRSAYKRLSTIFECEEELDRMLSEERIEEESEESDTDRTGGPQGKPGEMVVVDGKRVGPSQAASDRASVSSSSSSSNSDSGVNLESSGDAKQDGKKKFKFKFPKKQLAALTQAIRTGTKSGKKTLQVVVYEDEEEYDGTIRQHKEAKRFEIATSKPAVDTPKAPGPSALNRQNSDSVCRTNEIRKNTYKTLDSLEQTIKQLETTISEMGPRSPVERAVAEEPKAENGKSSEGAGVRRSSSLPKSRVSGPKNASVASPTSRMPVPLSAKARQAPGTTDKAGKQQKLQDAQRQFRQANGSAKRVGGDHKTSSPTVPVSKIPAFYPSSTKSSSQSVQNSDATNPINTSSSSSSVTKSSHTPRSSSLPSSHIPSLSNGSLKLPTPLQHSGKALSFSSQTQNGRVHCSSSFSSSSSSSSSSTSSSSPSPLSPTPLGQGGKSIRTIHTPSFTSYRSHNGSSGKSCIPTATAAKDAA
- the kiaa1217 gene encoding sickle tail protein homolog isoform X8, coding for MSKSSRLARPPSLGTGSKLPSSRRECPGMAGRARVVSVGEKLMRAGSDGVLSRQKPLTGASPQDKNQREVEIRAPSQFPGEKGQTVEMVPPKSRISPPKTHNPDPVHKQTKSNLKVTSPEDSEHLSRRQLSPNGTAPPKGDAKGSRTVPRRHTLGGARGSREILAMQPPDMDKKREAFLEHLKQKYPHHASAIMGHQERLREQSFQGMLSSLHSELDIQRYLMRIRLPHRSRSPKHGPSPQSSVADQVDHLSLASLDSLDTMSEADTPTGFTRGSRVRASLPVVRSTNQTKDRSLGVLYLQYADETKQIRMPNEITSVDTVRALFVSAFPQHLTMKMLESPSVAVYVKDDMRNMYYELNDVRSITDHSCLKVYNKDPAQAFSHGPRPANGDARMHGEMLHGGRDNAHPLRQHPIGPPLHHSVQGTMPAASNSMPPSPSRIPFSPRQGSAPSSSTVPRERVSTANPAARSNSPCPSAILERRDVKPDEDMSNKSHSLARGNEGLYADPYLLQEGRLSMASSHGAHPNDGPEHGLGGFHRASIRSTSSYGGPSPTDSIDHPSLYRQKSRNSQLPTLGSKTPPPSPHRMAEVRMIDMHGGPPHGLPPHGVPIERSSPVRQSFRKEEVAGTKPRHSVGSPVIADLQGHLQGPIPAPSDHQTRERMKAMEQQIASLTGLVQHALLKGSNASGNKEPASERPPKTASPAHSANSSGGSPILAPKTNPGPKGTSSAPLRVNLLQFRKNVSDLRMQLHQMRQIQLQNQEALRVQLKRAEQEISGKLAEAMRGLEDPVQRQRAVVEEDRHKYLSLEEHVLAQLSELEQYVVTLQKDSATTNRAVTLKDVEEGAVTLRKVGESLAGLKGEFPALQTRMRAVLRVEVEAVKFLKEEPHKLDSMLKRVKSLTDTLGSLRRCATEGSQKCPDLVANVPVSHSPSPSPPSSESPGNTLPVSTQPGPTSAPLEPQSSTIKSEVMPSSPVVIHHVQSSPVHIQQSQQSAALTVRSSPPLTPSPTNAPSPNPGKSQGRESPKTAAVDPASPAQCKKTRRNSANNGNGTKQDLVIEELQNSPDKSKKRVMSIEAAEKEWDEKRQNMGHYDGKEFEKILEEAQANMMKGIPSLEVEGRSAGAPAAAEQASTQDSAESPSGTEKPQTEPPSDTSSKKGPEKFPKPVLEKPAKPVLERPSRSVPRPSPADSLSKQECEKPNKSPPPPPPRKIFPGSGSGMTTTRSGEVVYINRKESVSSQEGDDDASPPTPKAKPTKVPPETKPKPATPPPVVSSAAGEEEDDGDKIMAELQVFQKCAVKEAGVENSVEPTTRVEPQIRELRSGSSLPLKEKKQGSEPSREDKEPVTDENGNTTVRQSQGIIYYVTGQIPKEQPPALGSEETPERREPAQTSSQVSNVTFNDNSPSQQQQQQQPPLSPPPKSPPPISPKPTGLKGFKLPRKHLKRSGSLKTSAEMEKGEILNKINTEKKGRVIQMQLSPKTIMPEPAPVSATTAGTEVSKPHLPPLKVPKSEEMVPKSPPEGDDEASLSPDLPGEEAPPPPDNIAFMITNTKVQALSCGEYQELVNAKKGRVQTVTVGSASPTRGDPADPNVPQDNGANKKPVIIIFDEPMDIRSAYKRLSTIFECEEELDRMLSEERIEEESEESDTDRTGGPQGKPGEMVVVDGKRVGPSQAASDRASVSSSSSSSNSDSGVNLESSGDAKQDGKKKFKFKFPKKQLAALTQAIRTGTKSGKKTLQVVVYEDEEEYDGTIRQHKEAKRFEIATSKPAVDTPKAPGPSALNRQNSDSVCRTNEIRKNTYKTLDSLEQTIKQLETTISEMGPRSPVERAVAEEPKAENGKSSEGAGVRRSSSLPKSRVSGPKNASVASPTSRMPVPLSAKARQAPGTTDKAGKQQKLQDAQRQFRQTQNGRVHCSSSFSSSSSSSSSSTSSSSPSPLSPTPLGQGGKSIRTIHTPSFTSYRSHNGSSGKSCIPTATAAKDAA